The window CGTGCTAAGTTACAGGCATGAAAATGGTGTAAGTGATACCGTCCTTGATTTTAATAACCTTAATGGAAGGACTCCCACTGCCTTAGACTTATTAAGTTGTTTATTACATCTCTTTCCTTCCACAGGCCACCCTCATGCGCAGCTCCCAGCCTCTGTCCATCCAGGGCATCAAGCGGTGTCGCGCTGACGAGGCGATTCTCAACCTGGTTCTGGGCCGAAGCCGTAAGGGCTTCATCGTCGATACCTGGGGCAAGGGCAAGTCCAACACAGAAACAGATCTCCATTACTCCCAGTGGAAGAAGGTGAACCGCTCCATTGGGAATGTCAGCTCACCAGCCTCCATTCTGGATAGCTTTTCCCGGCTGATCGAGGCCTGCAACGACTTGGGCTGCAGCACGGACAAGTGGCTGTCGCGCCTGGAGGGCAGTGGGTGGCTCAGTCTCGTACTGAACTCCTTGAACGCTTCTTGTGTGGTGGCTCAGTGCTTGGACCAGGAAGGCAGTCCGGTGTTGGTGCATGGAGCCAAGGGCCTGGACTCAACCCTGATTGTTACCTCACTGGTCCAAATCATCCTCAATCCAGACTGTCGCACGGTGAGGGGGTAAGCTTATCTTTCTTTCTTTAAATGGGACAAACTATCTAATAGAAATCTGTTTCCAATAGTCTCCAAGCTTTAATTGAACGCGAATGGATTCAGGCTGGTCATCCATTCGCCTCCCGGCACCGATTCTCCTGCTACACTCCGCACCAGACGCGCAACAAGAGCTCTGGCGCCACATTTGTGCTCTTCCTGGACTGCATCTACCAGCTGTACATGCAATTCCCATGCAGCTTCGAGTTCAGCACCCAGCTGCTGGTTCTGCTTTTCGAGCACAGTCACTTTTCTCAGTACGGCACCTTCTTGTGTGATTCAGAGCGGGAGCGACACGAGCTGAAGGTGCATACTAGAACGACTAGCCTGTGGTCATATTTGAACCGACCCGATGTGCTACAGACCCTGCTGAATCCGCTATACGAGCCCAATGCCAATGTGATATGGCCATCGGTTGCTCCCATCAGCTTGGAACTATGGAGCGGTGAGTCATGATAGCTTATTAATGGAGTCACCATTTAagctttaatttatttgttttataaacAGATCTGTACTTGCGATGGGTGATCGACCAGCGGAGCTCTGCCGCCGTCATGTCTCAGATCCAGGAGCTGGTGACACGCGAAAAAGAACTAAGAACTCAGGTAATACAAGTAAATCTTTGTTATTATCATTTtactaataattttaaataatcttAGGCACTCAAACTGCGCAAACAGGCCTTGGAACTCAGCCAGGAGGTCTGCACACTCATGAACAATGCAGAAGATGCATAGCCGGCTACCTCAGCAGCTCTCTGTCTCTCAATCTCCTGCATGATATACACTTATTTTTGATACGTTCTGTTGCAAACAAATGTCGAAAATTATTTAAGCATAAAGTATAACTATAGTTAAGTCACTAAAAGTTCCATTTACAATTATCAAATGCTGAAGAGAATTAAAAACCATTGGATCCGCTTTTGGATCAACTCAAAATCACTCAATTTTATACATACGTATGTCCATTTTTAAACCcaatatattgaaaaaaacTACTGCtggaatttgaaaaaaaaaaaagaactatcccCTCGAATGGCGCTGCTCTCTACTTTTGAACCGAAACTGCACCAAACGGAAAACTATCAAATATTTGAGTCAATTTTTGACGCATTTACTTTTATGGAATTTTTAGCGCATAAGTATCCAAATATTAACCTACACTTAGTACTTACTTGAGTCAGTTACAGATCAAATTTAGTATTATAAATTGAAAAGATTTGCCTTTTTCCAACAATTTGTATGTACATTTGATTAAATCGCAAAAATTTGAAGCTTCAAAAGCGTTTATCTTAATAATTATGCTCTGCATGCGTtcgaaaaaaaccaaaatctaaaacattaaaaacataaaaaaataaagtatatattgtAAATTATACATTTATAAATGTTTGTAGCTGTTATCCATTGTTTATTTCGAATTGTGATCGTATTTGAAATGACAGAAATTTGTATGTAATTTATACCCACATTTACATTTCTATCGTGCGTATTTTGTGTATCGCTAAAGTGCAATAAATACATGTTAATTTGGAAATATTAATGGTATTTAGACTCTATCTGGTAGTCCCCTTAACCCTGAGATCAAAAACAAAGGTATTTTGCTGTTTTGTATAAAGAAaattggtttatttttatctAGACTCCTTTGAGGACGACAATCATCCGGCTACTTTTTCGGGattctatttattttgcaGTATAAACGCATATAAAACTGACTTTAATTAATTACAAAACATTCCCAATGCAATGTCCTtgacaacaataacaaaaactaAGTAGAAATCaaatgtatgtgtgtgttttggccAAAGAATGCTTGATGAACATAGGAGAGCGGAAGAGGAAGGCAAAGGAGTTCGGTCCATGATTCAGTGTCTTAGTTCGCAGCCTCATCCTCCAAGAAGAAGAACTGGCCGGACCTCTTCTGTTCCGTATCCTTCACCGAGTTGTTCTTGTTGATGCGCGGCCTGAAGTTGTTGGGATCTCGACGGAAGGTGATGCCGAGCAGTTCGAGGAATCGATTCATGCCGTTGAGAAGGGATTGCGGTGAGTATGCTGTCGTCTTAACGGAGGGCTGACCCTCGATGACGATGACCCGATCGGCGAGGTAGGTGGCCATGATGAAATCGTGCTCCACCACAAAGCCAGTCTTCTTCGCGTGCAAAATgtatctaaaataaaaaaataataaatcaaacTTCAAGCTATATAGTTTAAAGTATTGATCCCTTACCGCTTGATAACCTTGGCGGCCACCAGACGCTGCTCCGAATCCAGGTAAGCCGATGGCTCATCGATGAGGTAGACATCGGCCGGCTTGCCCAAGCACAGGACCAAAGCCACACGCTGCAACTCACCACCGGACAAGTTCTGCACCTCCTGGTCCATGATCTCCTCGATCTTCATGGGCTTCATGACATCAGCAATGAACTGCGGATGCACATAGGCATCCCGAATTTTGTCGTGCAGCAGATGCCGCACATGGTTCTGGAATTTCGGGGAAATCTTTTGCGGCTTGTACGAAATGTTCAGCATGGGTAGGTCAACCTCGCCGTCGGGCTGCAAGTTGCCAGCCAGCATTCGAATGAACGTCGTCTTTCCCGTTCCGTTCTCTCCCAACAGCACCAGGATTTCCGAATCACTGAAGTGTCCCTTCTCCACTGTTAGCTCGAACTTTCCAAGAGTCTTGACCATGGCAGGATAAACGTAGTGGTTCATACGCTTGATTTCCTCCTCCGTAGCGGATTCGGAGACCTTGAACGTGAGCGATTCCGTGCGGAAACGCATGTTCTCCGTGGGCACGAAACCGTCGAGGAAAATGTTGATACCTTCGCGAACCGAGAAGGGCATAGTCACCACTCCATAGCAGCCAGGAACGCCGTACAAGCAGCAGATAAAGTCAGACAAGTAATCCAGAACCGACAGATCGTGCTCCACCACAATGATGAACCTaaatggacaaaaattattaaaaactcTCTTTCGAGTGGACTTCCTCTTACTTTGTGGGGTGCAGGAGCGAGCGAATGGTCAAGGCGGCGTTCAGACGTTGCTTCACATCCAGATACGAGGACGGCTCGTCAAACATGAAGATATCGGCGTTCTGTATGCACACCATGGCAATGGCGAAACGCTGCAGCTCTCCACCGGAAAGCTGGGCGATTTCACGATCCCGGATATGCGACAGGTCCAGCATATCGCAGATGGTTGTTTGCAGCTCCCGCTCGTCCTTCTTGTCTAGGAGATCGCCAACGGCTCCGCGAACAGCCTTGGGTATCTGATCCACATACTGGGGCTTCACCAGAGCCTTCAGGTTGTCCTCCAAGATTTTCGTAAAATAGTTTTGGAGTTCGGAGCCGCGGAAATAGCTGAGGATCTCCGTCCAGTCGGGTGGATTGGCATACTTGCCCAAATTGGGCTTTTGCTTGCCAGCCAAGATCTTCAGGGCCGTGGACTTGCCAATACCGTTCTGGCCGACGAGACCCAAAACCTCACCAGGCCGGGGAATGGGCAGACGATGCAGCTTGAAGGAGTTCTTGCTGTACCGATGCGTTGTATGCTTGTCCAGGTTACTGGGCAAGTTGATAATTGTGATGGCCTCGAACGGACATTTCTGTGGCCAGAAAGATAACAAAAGATTAACATTTAAACAAGAGGAAGAGCAACTGGAGACCCACCTTGACACAGATACCACAACCGATGCAAAGTTCCTCGGATAGAGAGGCTATCTTCGAAGTAGGCGTCACCTCGATGCAGAGCTTGCCCATGCGCACCACCGGGCAGGACTTCTTGCACTCCTGGCGACACCTCTTCGGTTTGCACTTGTCATCGCTGACGATGGCGATCCTCGTCTGCTTGTCCGTTTCCTCGTTGTCCTTCCTGCGCGACATGCTGTTGAAGGTATTTGAGAGTATTAGAAATTGCGAAATAACACCACTAATAACACGAATCTGTCTCGAATGTCAACGTTGCAAATCGAGAGTCAAAACAAATCTGGTGCAGCGTTCACTGGGCCAAGGCGGGGGTGGGGAGCCGCGAGTGAAAGTATAACCTCAAAGCGTGGCCAAAACAACTGACTTCCACTGCGATTTCCAGCAGTATGACCGAAGGAAGCCATTGCCATGGCTCAAATCGTTAACTGCAGGTGGTAATCCTGGAATTTTACCTGCGAACTAGGCCGTAATTGTTGTAAAACTGACGGAACGCACGCTCTTGCGTGTCAGCCAACAAGTTTCAAAAGGGGCTGTTCTCAGGTGCTTCGCAACACTGGCAATCAGCGATGGCCTAGTGAAACTATAGACTGCAGTTCAAAAAACTCTTGGACCAGCTCTTTTGTTTGGATTTTAATTTCCTTGTTCTGTCgaatttattttcaatcaCCAAAAATTACATTACTCCTGTCAATCTAATTTTACACTTACAAATTTAGATTCTAAATATTTAACGATATATATCCCACGAATTGACACCCTCGCACCTATCGATAACATTGCATGTTTTTGACAATCCCAATTGGTTTGACATCCCTAGATTTTACACGTCGTTGATTTGTGTCGGACTGCTGGAAAAATGGTTGTCCAAGAAGATAATCCCAATATTGGGGACGTTGTGGAAAAGACAGAGAGTGCTCCGGTGGCTCCTGAGCCAGTCAAGATCTTCACTGTGGAGAGTGAGTAGTTTAAGGAGGTGTCGCTGCCGTCCAGACGGGTTGGACGCGTCGATTAACCTAAAAGTGTATATGCCAATAAATTAACTTTCACTCTCCTATCTGCAGTTTTGCATATGATCAAGGATGCCCAGCAGCAACACGGCCTGCGCCACGGTGACTTTCAGCGCTATCGGGGATACTGCACTCGTCGCATCCGTCGGTTGAGGAAAGCCCTGAAGTACCCCCAGGGGGACAAGCGTCATTTCAAGCGCCGCGATGTGACCATTGGACAGTTGACTGGAAAGAAGGCCGATGAGCGTTTTATCCACATCCCGTTGATCAGTGCCGAGCGAGCCTGGGCCTACGCCATGCAGCTTAAACAGGAGTCCAACACGGAGCCCCGCAAGCGCTTCCACCTGATCAACAAGCTGAGGAGGGCCTGTTTCTATGCCCTGCAGCTGCAGGAGCTGTGCAATGTAAGGTTCAGcttgaatttttgaaaaactttagTATAATTGTTGTGTAATTTCCAGACGGAGGCCTTTGACGCTCGGACGAAGCTGGAATGCGAGGCCTACGTTGCCTGGATGCACGGCACCTTGCACTTCGAGCTGCAGCTGTGGAAGACCGCTGGAGAGCACCTGAAACGCGCCCAGGTGGTGTACGAAAATCTGGCCAAGGCATTGCCCGACGATGAACAGGAGCTGTATCGTGCTAAAGTGAACGAGTTTACGCCCAATCTTCGCTACTGCGCTTACAACATCAGTGGTGGTGCCGGCGGCGGCAAGATCGACGAGATATTGGAGTTGCGTGCCCAGGGAGTGCTTGAAAACCTTGATGTGCTTGTCAGCCAGACAAAGACGGAGAGTAGTGAGGGCCTGCAGACGATCGACTGGCGCGGTCGCAAGGTCACCGTGCGTCCAGAGAAGGTGCGCCTCTTCCTGCTCAGTGCCCAGGAGCTAGACAAGTCCCTGGCCAAGACTACGAAGTTGGACGCCAAGATTGAGCTGATTGAACGCATCCTGATGGACTGCAAGGACGCCATCCAGGCAGTTCGAGATGAGATCAAGCAGGATCCTAAGCTGCGTTCGTTGACCACTGGCCAGACCGTTTCGGGAGTGCAATATCTATTGGCCTATCTAAGTTATATTCGCCATAGCCGCACGCTGCAGCGTAACTTGTGCTTGGTCGAACAGGTGAGTCCATTTAGATTCTACTTTGTAACATGGTCATTAGTTATCCACATTCATAGGCCAAGCTCAACTACGACGATCCTAACCAGCAGTCGCAGCAGAACATCGGAGACGGCAAGCGCGTACGATCACAGGATTTGGCCCGCCTTTACGAAATCATTCTGCAGAACGTTACCGAAATGCAGCAAATAActggcatggaggaggacgcCAAGTACCAGGCAGAGGTGGAAAACCTATCCATTACCTTCAAGGCCTTCCGCTGCTACTACATTGCACTAACGCTCATTGATATGAAAAAGTGGAAGGAGGCAGTGGCGCTGTACGAACGCGCCTCCAACTATGCCAGCGAGGCCCTCAAGGGCAAGGCCAGCCCAGAGTTTCAGCTGCAGGATGAGCTTAAGAAGGTCGTTTCGGCCATCGACGGTTGCAAGTTCTCCGCCCACGCTTACAGTGTGCTCGAGGATGACAACAGTGAAGAATCGGGAACCACCACCAAGTCGCAGAAAACAACGAAGCCGCTGTACGAGAGATTATCCCTGTACAAGGAGGACCAGTCTCTGCACACCAAAACGCCCAACGTGTTCAAACTCACACCCGACATGGAACCCATTCCATGCAAGCCGCTCTTCTTTGATCTGGCCATGAACTATGTGGAGCTACCTTCCCTGGAAGATAAGCTAGAGTCGCCCGGCAAAAAGGGGCCATCGATCACCGGCTTTGTCAAGGGATTCCTTGGCTGGGGCGGTGGCGGTAAGTGAGATTTCGACGGACACTGCTCGAAACGGACCACTCTTTCGGAATTCCACACATGCATGTTACACTTGTAAAGTCCTCAGATCCATGTCCACGCCTCGGCGTGTCCTCCTCTGTTCTTTATAAGCtctttgttttggcttttaaaCCCGCCAGATTTGTTTTTCTACGAAACACTTGTAAGTTAAAAATGAACAATTATTCGGTAATAAAGGAACCTACAACATACCGCTGCAGTTCCTCCGGCAAAATTCCGGGTTTATTTCGATCGTTAATATAAGTTAATACTATAACTAGGTGACTATAATCCTTGCTTGGGGATTGTCCTTCCTTTTATTTATGGAATTTTAGCATGAAGCTGGGAGTGGATACTTTGCTTTTCCATGTGAAGATAGCCGAGGTCATAGAACTCCATCACCAGCTCCCGGATACGCAGATGGTACTCCGCTGTGAGCATCTGGGTGCACTTGATCTCCTTGCAGCACAGGTTCTGCTCGCTAATCACGTCCAAGTTGGGTAAATTGTTTGTGTCGAATGTTACTGCCGGCAGGATCCACATTCCGATGGCCAAACCGTAGTGCACCTGACGCACATACTCTGCGCTGAGGCGCTGCAGCGAGAAGGCTTCGcacagctcctccagcctCTCGCCAGCTGGTGTGTCCTCCAATTGGTGGACCAGCTCCTGGCCCAGCGCCTCCGAGTACGCTGCCAACAGGGTGTCTGTGTGCACGTCGCGGAAGTCTCTCCTAGTACTCGTGTAGATAAAGTGCAGGATATCGAATACGGGTGATGTGCGGCGCATGGCCTGCAGATCGAAGAAGATCACCTCCTCCGGCTGGGAGCGAAACATGATGTTGTTCACCCACAAATCTCCATGACTAATCACGCTGAAGGGAGTCTCGCCAGCCGCATTAATCTCCTGCTTCAGTTTATCGTAAAGATTGGGGCGTATTTGCTCGAGAAGGCGAATGGGAGTCGTTAGACTCCCGTCTGCATTGGAGCCACCTAGACTGTCCAGGGCTTGCTGCACGGAGGTGTCCAGTATGGTGGCGTAAAACTCGGCGGCCTCCTCGCAGTAGACAATCTCTCGAAGGTTTCTGGCCTGTGCGACGAAATGCGGAAAGTCCAGCTGCTGGGCAGCTAGTGAAGCGGCATGGAGTTGCGCCAGTTTCTGGAAAGGATTTGAAAATATATGAGTTCTCTTTACAGGTATCGACTCACCTTCATAACCAGGATACAGTCCCCCAGTTCTAATCCCACCAAACGGTCCTTCATCCGGAAGCCCAGGGTCTTCAGGTCCTGCAATACTATGATGGGCTCTCCAGCTTCCCCATTTGAGTCCTGTGGCGGTCGTCGGTCGTGGCTGTCGGCGATGTGGCACACCGGGAAGAGCTGCTGCCGACTGTGGGCGGCGAGCAGGGGCACCAGGTGCCGGTAGGCGTTAATCTCATTGCTAAAGGCCTCCTCGCAGCGGTAAAGCTGTCGGCGGGACAGACTGGCAATCTGCCGCTTAACGATGACCGTGACTGGAGGAGCAGAGCCAGTGGCAGAGGAAGAGCGAGCCCCGCGAGGAGTAAGAGGAAATACAGAGCAAAACAAACCGTGAGAGTAGCGGTGACAACAGCTGACATTTGTTTACGTCGCTGGCAGCGATTTATGAATGAAATGGGGTGGGTGACCTTGCGTGCGTGAGAGTTAGGTGGCTGTGGCTCTCGCGAAACTGttttcctctctctctctaggCTGGGTAGTATGCGCGAGTATGCGTGCTGACCTTTACCGAATCTatatattacgtatacgccatggGTGTATGGGTGCATTGCATTTAGAAATGCGTGCAACAAGGTCAACCCACTCGACGCCGCCGCTCAGCGGTGCTGGCACCAGCGACTAACTATGAATATGGATGATATTCGAAGGGTATCGACTAGATAGTACCTCGAAAATATATTCCAGGGTATACTTTTAAGATTAGGTTTTAAAAccgattaaaaaaaacagatcTATCTTAAGTTTAAATTAAGATTTAAAAACCCTTTAAACAGTATACACTCTTCTTGTTACAGGGTATCACTAAGAAAATCAATGAGATGAGCCACAGCCACTGACCGCCAATCTTTTTCTGTCAAAATTTACCCGTTTCGTTGGCCGCCGGCTGCTCCTGATCCCGGGCCACTGCCTGGCTGATGGTCACCCGCTTCACCACCGACATGTAGTTATCGCCGCTACTGCTCCCAGCACTGCATGCGATGTGGGCAATGCTAAAGGACACCAGCTTGTTCTGGCTGAATAGCTGGCGCAGGTGTTCGACATTCTCCTCGAACTGATTGATGGCCATTCCAGCCGGGCAGCCATTCGTCGAAGGTCCTGCTGCCACTGAACTCACCGCTGCCATGGCCAGTGTCTCCATTTCACTTGACCGTTCCGAAGGGGACTGGCTATGGCTGGGTCTTGGATTGAGGGAGGCAGCTGCCAAATCGAGTGCTTGCCGTCGATTTCTGCCGCTGCAGCATTTTCTTTGACACCAAATCGAAAATCAGTCCAGGTCAGAccagatttttttgttgttcgaACGACACAGTTATTGTATAATTTCCGCAGCCATGTATAGTTCACAAACTGGCTAATACCTAGGGGGTTATAGCACACCCAAGCGAATGGCGTGCGAAAAGCGAAACACAAACCGCCCGCCGAACTGCAAAACGTCGACTGGCAGCCAAACTGCAGTCCGAGCATATCGAGAGAGTCGTCCAAAATGCACCGAGAATCGGCGGAGAATTCTCATTCCTCTCCGTGGCGCTCGGTTCTAAATTTGAAAATGCATTCGAAAGCCGGTAGGAGGCGGCAAACTCGCCACCTCACTCGCATTCAAGGTCATATTCGTATTTGTATTCGAATTCGTATAGAACTTTCACTCGTCGGCCACgggtgcgtatacgtaatgcgCGTCGCTTTGGCCAAAGCGGATGTTGCTCATACGCCGCGTTGCCCGATTGCCGTTTGCATTGGGCCGCCGAGTCGTGCACTTGAATTCGCATAGTATGCCCTTGACGGTCGCTGCGTGTGGGTCGAGGCAATGTAAggcataaaaaattaaataaatgcaaataaaaagtATTATAGTTGATATCTAAGCTGGTCTTGTAAATGTATATCCCTGAAAGCATCCGATTGGGCTAATAAAGTTCAAAGACCAAGCTCATTAACAGCTGCCATGCCAGACAATGCACAggcaatttgtttatttaatatgCAACTACAAACAGCCGCTAAATGGTCATTAATTAAATATCAATCTGCCACGGCCACTCCCTcggaaacagaaaaaaaaaaaaacaacaaattcgAGTCGAAACCCCGGCAAACAATGTAAATACCAATCGTAGACCAAAGAAAAGTTCAAGGTTATCTGCGGTGGAGTATGAATATGTTTATGCCAAAATATCCCAGCTGGAAGTGCGGGCTTCCGCCTTAACTGATCGGTTCGGTTGAATAACCCCCCTGGCCGAGTTGAATAGACCTGGCCGACACCCGTGGCAAATTAGGGTCAAACATGTGCAGGCAACACTTGAGCATTCAATTCAGGGTCAATTTCAATCGGCACTTTCAAAATCGCACAGTGCTCGGTTTCGAGCCAGACTTGGATTCTAAGCTCTAAACTTGTCAATCATTGTAAATCGGtatatatataactatatatattggattaaacacagagaaaaaaatttaaaaaaggagagaaatatttaagaaGTTTCTTGAAGCTACATGAGTTTAAGGTCATAGTTGTTATCCTTCTATGAagattaatattaaattatatatctTAAAATCTCTTCTTATTCacttattatattataaatattaaattcttaaatttttatcCAAATACATAGTAGTTTTCTGTGTAAAAAACAAGCATAAATATGTGCAACTTTTCCATGCGTAAAAAGTCGTACTGCCGGCAGCCAGGTATGGCGACCTTTTTTGGGGGGCACTTTTATGGAGCATGAGAAACGGAGACAGACATCATTGCTTTTAATTGCCCCCCAGATCTGAGCCTAGGCCTAGGTCAGTAGCTAGTAGACTTGCAACCAATACTCCGTTCCAaccataattaatttaataaaatgtaaagCAGCCCCCGCGACTACCACAAATCTTGACTCATTCTGTGAGATTTCGAGGCATTTTTATTGAGCATGATTCAAAGCTGGGCTCTAAATGAACAGCTTGGGGCTTTGAGTTTAACTCGTTTTTGTGGCATTCAACGGCCAGCGAATAAAAGTTCGCCGCCTCGATATTCTATGATCAGTTACAGTCTCAACGTCACCCAAAACCCAGGTGTTCCAGTTTCGGTCAAAGTGCTTCTCGATCGCGGAGGATTAGCCCcgattataaataaatttgtatCTCCAAAATAAAGTGAGTGCCGCCGTGTGATTTGATTTTCGGTTGTGTGGGACTTTAACCTTGACTTTggtgtttaaaaaaaaaaaaataaaatggaattGGAATAtgtaaattgcatttaatGGCGCCTAATTAAGAGTTACTATGCAGATACAGTGGCTTGCTATCAAAAGAAAATTAAGTGATCTtgaaaactaaatattttaaatatttttgaagcTATCTTAGAACTTTCAggataaaaatatttgaattatcTTCATCGTTGCCAGTCAAAGAGGTCCTTGAACAAGAGTACTATTGTTTTACCttgtaataaatattattaaaaaaattctaaaaaaaattcccATGACACcactgtatctgtatctgaagcCTTGATTGCTTTGTTCAAACCAAATTGGAGCAGTCTACGCTTGACaattaaagctttttttttttttcttttataaaaaatataaaataaagccaaGCCAGTTGCAGTTTCAGTTGCAAAAAAGTTCATGGATTAGTAGCCAGGTCCGAGCCAAGATCTCCAAGCTGCCCACTCCATGGGCCAAATGCGAGATAATTGATTTTCCCGTACATAATTTATGACGCACGAAACTGACAGCCGGCTTGTAGATTAAAAACTGCCACTGACCAGCGGCTATAAATCTGTCCGTATCAGTTTATTAGAACGTTGCATTGGACAATAatgctccagctcctgctcccTTTCCAGTTTCCAATCATGCcgaccaccaccaccgccgcctGCCAAGCCACACTGATCGCCAGCCTCCTCGCCATGATCGCCGTGAGTTCCGTACGGGGACAGTTTTTTTATCACCAGGCATTGGGTTTGCCAGCAGCCCACTCATATGAGCCAGCATCGCAGTATCAGGGCTATGCCACAGCAGATGCCCACCCGTCGGTGGTGCGCAACGCCCAATGGGAGTCCGAGCTGCCGCCGGAGTTGTCGAAGAGCGCCAAGTTCTACAACGATCCTGTGATTGCTGCCAATCTGGCCAAGGAGTCGCTGCTCACCAAGAAGGAAATGGCTGTGGTGCATCGCGAGGCTGAGAAAATCCCACGCGAGCAGGTCTACAAGCTATTCAAGAACGCCGGCTGGCTGAGTCGCCGATAGATCTCCACTAACTTCCCGTTTCCCACCTTGTGCCTTGTTgtatt of the Drosophila ananassae strain 14024-0371.13 chromosome 2R, ASM1763931v2, whole genome shotgun sequence genome contains:
- the LOC6507001 gene encoding myotubularin-related protein 9, producing the protein MEFADLIKTPKLDGVLLHDPGTATGTGGGATVGTLCITGHHLLLSARQENSQELWLLHKNIDSVEKKPSLSQNVVTGGLITLKCKDLRIISLEIKSAKEFYNVTASLEALSAIQNTELLYPFFYRPMYSILEDGYTMFRPELEFAKLISGMGMGGASSPNVANITICMPSTSSTSSTLAGGSMAGGNIPHPLQNGYAMDALQGGLGGGNVSSGCEWRISNVNRDFSVCATYGATLIVPKAITDEQIVLSASFRDGGRFPVLSYRHENGATLMRSSQPLSIQGIKRCRADEAILNLVLGRSRKGFIVDTWGKGKSNTETDLHYSQWKKVNRSIGNVSSPASILDSFSRLIEACNDLGCSTDKWLSRLEGSGWLSLVLNSLNASCVVAQCLDQEGSPVLVHGAKGLDSTLIVTSLVQIILNPDCRTVRGLQALIEREWIQAGHPFASRHRFSCYTPHQTRNKSSGATFVLFLDCIYQLYMQFPCSFEFSTQLLVLLFEHSHFSQYGTFLCDSERERHELKVHTRTTSLWSYLNRPDVLQTLLNPLYEPNANVIWPSVAPISLELWSDLYLRWVIDQRSSAAVMSQIQELVTREKELRTQALKLRKQALELSQEVCTLMNNAEDA
- the LOC6493012 gene encoding protein Pixie: MSRRKDNEETDKQTRIAIVSDDKCKPKRCRQECKKSCPVVRMGKLCIEVTPTSKIASLSEELCIGCGICVKKCPFEAITIINLPSNLDKHTTHRYSKNSFKLHRLPIPRPGEVLGLVGQNGIGKSTALKILAGKQKPNLGKYANPPDWTEILSYFRGSELQNYFTKILEDNLKALVKPQYVDQIPKAVRGAVGDLLDKKDERELQTTICDMLDLSHIRDREIAQLSGGELQRFAIAMVCIQNADIFMFDEPSSYLDVKQRLNAALTIRSLLHPTKFIIVVEHDLSVLDYLSDFICCLYGVPGCYGVVTMPFSVREGINIFLDGFVPTENMRFRTESLTFKVSESATEEEIKRMNHYVYPAMVKTLGKFELTVEKGHFSDSEILVLLGENGTGKTTFIRMLAGNLQPDGEVDLPMLNISYKPQKISPKFQNHVRHLLHDKIRDAYVHPQFIADVMKPMKIEEIMDQEVQNLSGGELQRVALVLCLGKPADVYLIDEPSAYLDSEQRLVAAKVIKRYILHAKKTGFVVEHDFIMATYLADRVIVIEGQPSVKTTAYSPQSLLNGMNRFLELLGITFRRDPNNFRPRINKNNSVKDTEQKRSGQFFFLEDEAAN
- the LOC6507002 gene encoding signal recognition particle subunit SRP68, which codes for MVVQEDNPNIGDVVEKTESAPVAPEPVKIFTVEILHMIKDAQQQHGLRHGDFQRYRGYCTRRIRRLRKALKYPQGDKRHFKRRDVTIGQLTGKKADERFIHIPLISAERAWAYAMQLKQESNTEPRKRFHLINKLRRACFYALQLQELCNTEAFDARTKLECEAYVAWMHGTLHFELQLWKTAGEHLKRAQVVYENLAKALPDDEQELYRAKVNEFTPNLRYCAYNISGGAGGGKIDEILELRAQGVLENLDVLVSQTKTESSEGLQTIDWRGRKVTVRPEKVRLFLLSAQELDKSLAKTTKLDAKIELIERILMDCKDAIQAVRDEIKQDPKLRSLTTGQTVSGVQYLLAYLSYIRHSRTLQRNLCLVEQAKLNYDDPNQQSQQNIGDGKRVRSQDLARLYEIILQNVTEMQQITGMEEDAKYQAEVENLSITFKAFRCYYIALTLIDMKKWKEAVALYERASNYASEALKGKASPEFQLQDELKKVVSAIDGCKFSAHAYSVLEDDNSEESGTTTKSQKTTKPLYERLSLYKEDQSLHTKTPNVFKLTPDMEPIPCKPLFFDLAMNYVELPSLEDKLESPGKKGPSITGFVKGFLGWGGGGK
- the LOC6493011 gene encoding uncharacterized protein LOC6493011, which translates into the protein METLAMAAVSSVAAGPSTNGCPAGMAINQFEENVEHLRQLFSQNKLVSFSIAHIACSAGSSSGDNYMSVVKRVTISQAVARDQEQPAANETVTVIVKRQIASLSRRQLYRCEEAFSNEINAYRHLVPLLAAHSRQQLFPVCHIADSHDRRPPQDSNGEAGEPIIVLQDLKTLGFRMKDRLVGLELGDCILVMKKLAQLHAASLAAQQLDFPHFVAQARNLREIVYCEEAAEFYATILDTSVQQALDSLGGSNADGSLTTPIRLLEQIRPNLYDKLKQEINAAGETPFSVISHGDLWVNNIMFRSQPEEVIFFDLQAMRRTSPVFDILHFIYTSTRRDFRDVHTDTLLAAYSEALGQELVHQLEDTPAGERLEELCEAFSLQRLSAEYVRQVHYGLAIGMWILPAVTFDTNNLPNLDVISEQNLCCKEIKCTQMLTAEYHLRIRELVMEFYDLGYLHMEKQSIHSQLHAKIP
- the LOC6507003 gene encoding uncharacterized protein LOC6507003 isoform X1, which gives rise to MELEYFPIMPTTTTAACQATLIASLLAMIAVSSVRGQFFYHQALGLPAAHSYEPASQYQGYATADAHPSVVRNAQWESELPPELSKSAKFYNDPVIAANLAKESLLTKKEMAVVHREAEKIPREQVYKLFKNAGWLSRR
- the LOC6507003 gene encoding uncharacterized protein LOC6507003 isoform X2; this encodes MPTTTTAACQATLIASLLAMIAVSSVRGQFFYHQALGLPAAHSYEPASQYQGYATADAHPSVVRNAQWESELPPELSKSAKFYNDPVIAANLAKESLLTKKEMAVVHREAEKIPREQVYKLFKNAGWLSRR